From Pseudomonas vanderleydeniana, the proteins below share one genomic window:
- the pal gene encoding peptidoglycan-associated lipoprotein Pal, whose amino-acid sequence MEMLKFGKFAALALAMAVAVGCSSKGGDNAGQGAVDPNAGYGANTGAVDGSLSEEAALRAITTFYFEYDSSDLKPEAMRALDVHAKDLKANGNRVVLEGNTDERGTREYNMALGERRAKAVQRYLVLQGVSPAQLELVSYGKERPVATGHDEQSWAQNRRVELRK is encoded by the coding sequence ATGGAAATGCTGAAGTTTGGTAAATTTGCTGCGCTGGCTCTGGCCATGGCTGTAGCTGTAGGTTGCTCGTCCAAAGGCGGCGACAACGCTGGTCAAGGCGCTGTTGATCCTAACGCTGGCTACGGTGCAAACACCGGTGCAGTTGACGGCTCCCTGAGCGAAGAAGCAGCTCTGCGCGCAATCACCACCTTCTACTTCGAATACGACAGCTCGGACCTGAAGCCAGAAGCCATGCGCGCTCTGGACGTTCACGCCAAGGACCTGAAAGCCAACGGCAACCGCGTTGTCCTGGAAGGCAACACCGACGAACGTGGTACTCGTGAGTACAACATGGCACTGGGCGAGCGTCGTGCGAAAGCCGTTCAGCGCTACCTGGTTCTGCAAGGTGTTTCCCCAGCTCAACTGGAGCTGGTTTCCTACGGTAAAGAGCGTCCAGTCGCTACTGGCCACGACGAGCAGTCCTGGGCTCAAAACCGTCGCGTCGAACTGCGTAAGTAA
- the ybgF gene encoding tol-pal system protein YbgF, giving the protein MRTCRRAVTVLALSIMPLAAFAAVPVVDDNSGYNNSGGSYPPAGYGTNGAYAGSGASAPVSAQGELFNQLQRMQEQIAQQQGVIEVLQNDVARMKQESLERYQDLDRRIGSGVAPAAAAPDNSSSGGNTNAAAGAAPAAQAPAASSEPGDPAKEKLYYDAAFDLIKAKDFDKASQAFGAFLRKYPNSQYAGNAQYWLGEVNLAKGDLQGAGQAFAKVSQLYPKHAKVPDSLYKLADVERRLGHTDKVKGILQQVVSQYPGTSAAQLAQRDLQRM; this is encoded by the coding sequence ATGCGAACGTGCCGTCGTGCTGTAACTGTATTGGCTCTCAGCATCATGCCGCTTGCGGCATTTGCTGCGGTTCCTGTGGTCGATGACAACTCCGGCTATAACAATAGCGGTGGAAGTTATCCGCCAGCGGGTTACGGTACGAACGGCGCCTATGCCGGGTCAGGGGCTTCGGCTCCTGTCTCGGCACAGGGCGAACTGTTCAACCAATTGCAACGCATGCAGGAGCAGATTGCGCAGCAACAGGGCGTGATCGAAGTTCTGCAAAATGATGTAGCGCGCATGAAGCAGGAAAGCCTGGAGCGATACCAGGATCTTGATCGGCGCATAGGCAGTGGCGTCGCTCCGGCGGCTGCGGCTCCTGATAATTCTTCCAGCGGTGGCAACACGAATGCCGCCGCCGGTGCAGCACCGGCTGCCCAGGCCCCTGCGGCCAGCAGCGAGCCGGGTGATCCGGCGAAGGAAAAGCTCTACTACGATGCTGCCTTCGACCTGATCAAGGCCAAGGACTTCGACAAGGCCAGCCAGGCATTTGGCGCATTCCTGCGCAAGTACCCCAACAGCCAGTACGCCGGCAACGCCCAGTACTGGTTGGGTGAAGTGAACCTGGCCAAGGGCGACCTGCAAGGTGCCGGCCAGGCCTTTGCCAAGGTCAGCCAGTTGTATCCCAAGCATGCCAAGGTGCCTGACTCGCTGTACAAGCTGGCTGACGTAGAGCGTCGCCTGGGTCACACCGACAAGGTCAAGGGCATCCTGCAGCAGGTCGTTTCCCAGTATCCGGGCACCTCGGCTGCCCAGTTGGCCCAGCGGGACCTGCAGCGCATGTAA
- the queE gene encoding 7-carboxy-7-deazaguanine synthase QueE, whose amino-acid sequence MQDTLRITEVFYSLQGETRTAGLPTVFVRLTGCPLRCQYCDSAYAFSGGTLMSLDSILEQVASYRPRYVCVTGGEPLAQPNAIPLLKRLCDAGYEVSIETSGSMDISPVDTRVSRVVDLKTPGSKEVHRNRYENIEQLTANDQVKFVICSREDYDWSVSKLIQYGLEKRAGEVLFSPSHHDLPARELADWIVADNLPVRLQMQLHKYLWNDEPGR is encoded by the coding sequence ATGCAAGACACATTGAGAATCACCGAAGTTTTTTACTCGTTACAGGGTGAAACGCGGACTGCTGGGCTGCCCACGGTCTTTGTGCGCCTGACGGGTTGCCCCCTGCGCTGCCAGTATTGCGACAGTGCCTACGCCTTCAGCGGCGGTACCCTCATGTCGCTGGACAGCATCCTTGAACAGGTCGCCAGCTACCGGCCGCGCTACGTCTGCGTGACGGGCGGCGAGCCGTTGGCCCAGCCCAATGCCATTCCCCTGCTCAAGCGGCTCTGTGACGCCGGTTACGAGGTGTCCATCGAGACCAGTGGGTCGATGGATATCTCGCCGGTGGATACCCGCGTCAGCCGGGTGGTCGACCTGAAGACCCCGGGGTCGAAGGAAGTCCACCGAAACCGCTACGAGAACATCGAGCAACTGACCGCCAACGATCAGGTCAAATTCGTCATCTGTTCGCGCGAAGACTACGACTGGTCGGTGTCCAAGCTGATCCAGTACGGTCTGGAGAAGCGCGCCGGAGAAGTGCTGTTCTCACCGAGCCACCATGATCTGCCTGCCCGTGAGCTGGCGGACTGGATCGTTGCGGACAACCTGCCGGTACGCTTGCAGATGCAATTGCACAAATATCTTTGGAATGACGAGCCGGGGCGCTGA
- the queC gene encoding 7-cyano-7-deazaguanine synthase QueC, producing MTTQASTEKKAVILLSGGLDSATVVAMARAQGYSCYTMSFDYGQRHRAELQAAARVARDLGAIEHKVIGLNLNGIGGSALTDSSIDVPETPGEGIPVTYVPARNTVFLSLALGWAEVLGARDIFIGVNAVDYSGYPDCRPEFVEAFETLANLATKAGVEGDGFRIQAPLQNLSKADIVREGVRLGVDYSLTVSCYQADADGFACGKCDSCRLRAEGFAAAGIDDPTKYF from the coding sequence ATGACCACTCAAGCAAGCACTGAAAAGAAAGCGGTAATCCTGCTGTCCGGCGGCCTCGACTCGGCGACCGTGGTGGCCATGGCGCGTGCCCAGGGCTACAGCTGTTACACCATGAGCTTCGACTACGGCCAGCGCCACCGTGCCGAACTGCAGGCCGCCGCACGGGTGGCCCGGGACCTGGGCGCGATCGAGCACAAGGTGATCGGCCTGAACCTGAACGGTATCGGCGGTTCGGCGCTGACCGACAGCTCCATCGATGTACCGGAAACGCCGGGCGAAGGGATTCCTGTCACCTATGTGCCCGCACGCAACACGGTATTCCTCTCCCTGGCACTGGGCTGGGCCGAAGTGCTGGGCGCGCGGGACATCTTCATCGGGGTCAACGCGGTGGACTACTCCGGCTACCCGGATTGCCGTCCCGAGTTCGTCGAGGCATTCGAAACCCTGGCCAACCTGGCGACCAAGGCAGGGGTGGAGGGTGATGGTTTTCGTATCCAGGCACCGCTGCAGAACCTGAGCAAGGCCGATATCGTGCGTGAAGGTGTGCGCCTGGGTGTCGACTATTCGCTGACAGTATCCTGCTACCAAGCGGATGCTGACGGCTTTGCATGTGGGAAATGTGACAGCTGCCGCCTGCGTGCGGAGGGCTTCGCTGCGGCCGGAATCGACGACCCAACGAAATATTTTTGA
- a CDS encoding IS256 family transposase: MTKPTIALTELVEKGADADLLKQMIQFVAQRMMEFDVEGLCGAGFDVKSPDRTNSRNGYRDRLWQTRAGDVDLKIPKLRQGSYFPGFLEPRRTAEKAMAAVIQEAYIQGVSTRSVDELVKAMGMSGISKSQVSRLAGEIDERVHAFLDRPLEGDWPYLWIDATYVKVREAGRIVSVAVIIAVAVNTNGGREVLGMRVGPSEAEPFWTDFLRSLMRRGLRGVKLVISDAHEGLKAAVSKVFHATWQRCRVHFMRNAMAHVGKGQRTMVAALLRTVFAQDSRTECHQQWRLVAEQLREKYPKIATLMDGCEDEVLAHMAFPKAHRQQLHSTNPLERLNAEIKRRTEVVGIFPNDPAITRLVGAMLLEQNDEWCLQRRYMQLEAFEAVSDNPQAKLSAVIN; encoded by the coding sequence ATGACCAAGCCCACTATCGCATTGACCGAGTTGGTTGAGAAAGGGGCAGACGCTGATCTGCTCAAGCAAATGATCCAGTTTGTTGCCCAGCGCATGATGGAGTTCGACGTCGAGGGCTTGTGCGGCGCCGGTTTCGACGTCAAAAGCCCTGACCGAACAAACAGCCGCAACGGCTACCGCGATCGCCTCTGGCAAACTCGCGCTGGCGACGTTGACCTGAAGATCCCCAAGCTGCGCCAGGGCAGCTATTTTCCCGGTTTTCTCGAACCACGACGCACCGCCGAAAAGGCCATGGCAGCCGTGATCCAGGAAGCCTATATCCAGGGCGTTTCGACGCGCTCGGTCGACGAACTGGTCAAGGCCATGGGCATGTCCGGCATCTCGAAAAGCCAAGTATCCAGGCTCGCTGGCGAGATCGATGAGCGCGTCCACGCCTTCCTTGATCGACCGCTTGAGGGCGATTGGCCCTACCTGTGGATTGACGCTACCTACGTCAAGGTGCGGGAGGCCGGGCGCATCGTCTCGGTCGCCGTCATAATCGCTGTGGCCGTGAACACCAACGGCGGGCGCGAGGTGCTGGGTATGCGGGTTGGCCCGTCGGAAGCCGAACCGTTCTGGACGGACTTCCTGAGAAGCCTGATGCGACGCGGGCTGCGGGGTGTGAAACTGGTGATCTCTGACGCTCACGAAGGGCTCAAGGCCGCTGTTTCCAAGGTTTTCCACGCGACCTGGCAACGCTGTCGCGTTCACTTCATGCGCAATGCCATGGCCCATGTCGGCAAGGGCCAGCGCACCATGGTAGCGGCCTTGCTGCGCACGGTGTTTGCCCAGGACAGTCGAACCGAATGCCATCAGCAATGGCGGCTGGTGGCTGAACAACTTCGTGAGAAATACCCCAAGATCGCCACGCTCATGGACGGTTGCGAAGATGAAGTGCTGGCGCACATGGCCTTCCCGAAGGCACATCGACAGCAGTTGCACAGCACTAACCCGCTGGAACGGCTAAACGCTGAGATCAAGCGGCGTACCGAAGTGGTGGGCATCTTCCCCAACGATCCGGCGATTACACGGTTGGTTGGGGCGATGCTGCTGGAGCAGAACGACGAGTGGTGCCTGCAACGGCGCTATATGCAGTTGGAGGCCTTCGAGGCGGTCAGCGATAATCCGCAGGCCAAGCTGTCGGCCGTGATCAACTAA
- a CDS encoding transposase produces MSRRRLTFTPTFKREAANLVLDQVHSCLEAAKSLDVNESLLRRWVAQLQLERGGVTPTAKAFTPEQQTIQELQARIYAHLTPAASY; encoded by the coding sequence ATGAGCAGACGACGACTTACTTTCACCCCGACCTTCAAGCGTGAGGCTGCCAACCTGGTGCTTGACCAAGTCCACAGTTGCCTTGAGGCCGCCAAATCCCTCGACGTGAATGAGAGCTTATTACGCCGCTGGGTCGCCCAGTTGCAACTGGAGCGTGGAGGCGTTACGCCCACTGCCAAGGCGTTCACACCGGAGCAGCAGACGATCCAGGAGCTTCAGGCCCGCATCTACGCCCATCTGACGCCGGCGGCGTCGTATTGA